The sequence TCGCGGGCGAGGGCGTCGCCGTAGCTGGTGATCTCCCACAGCGTCATGCGCCGCCACAGCGCGAACGTGCTGAGCGGGGCGAGGAGCCAGCGGGAACGGCGGATCTTCTCCATGCGGCGGCCGGTCGCGGCGCCGATGCGGACGCTGTAGACGTGGGCGCCGATCTCGGAGAAGACCACCCACAGCAGCGGCATCGTGCCGTGCGCGACCTTCGCCCACACCCCGTGCCCGGCGGCGACGTTCAGGCCGCAGGTGATCAGGGTGAGCACCCACGGCACGAACCGCACCCACGCAAGGGCCATGTCCAGGCGGATGAGGAGCAGGTTCGCCACGGTGAAGACGGGAATGGCGAGGTCGATGCCGACCGGAAGCATCCACGGCGAGGTGAACCCCCACTGCGCGGCGGCCCTCGACACGGCGTTGAAGGAGGAGACGAGCCCGAGCGCGCCGACCCCGGCGGCGGAGAATGCCCCGGCTCCGGCAAGGCCCATCTCGGGGCGGGTGAGCGGCGGGACGTCCGTACGGGGCCCGGCGGCGGTGCTGCTCATGAGGCCACCCCCGCTGCGGGCATGACCCTGTTGGGCAGGCCCGTGAGGTCGGCGATATCGTCGCCGGTCAGCTTCGTGCGCTCGTTCATCGCGAGCGCGACGGCGCGGATCTCGCCCCACAGGTGGCCGACCTTGCGGCGGGCCATGCCCCGGACCATCCCCCAGGACTTGCCGCCCTCGGGAACCGAGGTGACCCCCAGCGGGATGCCGAACCCGGCGAGCGCGTCGACGGCCATGGCGCGGTCGTGCTCGGCGGCGCAGGCAAGGGCCCGCTCCGGCGTCCACAACCCGTACGCGAGCAGGTAGCCCACCTGCGCGACCTGCCCGGCGGCGCACATCGCGGCGAACTGCCACGGCGACATGACCGAGGACTCGGAGCGGGTGCCGCCGGTCACGCCCCACCGGCCCGGCTCCGGGGCCCAGGCGATGACCTCGCTGGTGTGCACGCGCATCCCGTAGGCGAGCGCGAGAACCGCGTGGCCCGCCTCGTGGAACGCCAGGCCGAGACGGGCCTCCTCGTAGCTGAGGGGCACCTCGATGAGCGGGCGGGGGCGGCCCCGGTGGTCCGCGAGCTGCGCCGGGGTGGGGACGGTGGTGTCGGTCGGGGCACTCATGCGGCA comes from Streptomyces sp. Tu6071 and encodes:
- a CDS encoding DUF2637 domain-containing protein, whose protein sequence is MSSTAAGPRTDVPPLTRPEMGLAGAGAFSAAGVGALGLVSSFNAVSRAAAQWGFTSPWMLPVGIDLAIPVFTVANLLLIRLDMALAWVRFVPWVLTLITCGLNVAAGHGVWAKVAHGTMPLLWVVFSEIGAHVYSVRIGAATGRRMEKIRRSRWLLAPLSTFALWRRMTLWEITSYGDALARERERVLARARLRELHGRRWRSRTPRTERVLLRLGEIAPADEVAPVTPVAEDAPPPAALPAPSAAPELPPVPPTPAPPAPAPRKTVRKRTASKPAPRPADEVLTEARKLTHAWADAALTADALRRELHCSAAASRTVRDTLRAERAAQPPVQAPTEDTSVREDEDEAGAEEREAVAA